GGGCGACCGCGGGCCGTCCGGCCGGAACCGGCCCGGCGCCTTGAAGTGCGAGTGGGGCGCGTCCGGTTGACCCGGGCGCGCCCCACGTTGCCATATGACGGAATTGTCAGCCTGTCCCGGTGGCACCCCGGTCAGGCCCGGCCCGATCCGCTCAGCCCGCCAGGCAGGAGGGGCCGAGCAGCACCTTGAGGTCGCCGAAGAGCGCCGGGTCCGGTGTCACCCGGTGACGGTCCAGGCGCAGCACGGTCGTCTTGCGCGCGCCCTGGAGCTTGATCCGCACCTCGGTGGAGCCGCGGTGGTGGGTGAGGACCTGGCCGAGCTTCTCCACCAGCGGCGGGGTGACCTTGACCGTGGGGATCGTGATGATCACGGGGGCGTTGGTCCCGGCGTTGGACAGGTCGGGGACCATCAGCTCCATGGCGACCAGACGGGGGATGTCCTCGCGCTTGTCGAGCCGCCCCTTGACGAAGACGACGGCGTCCTCGACGAGCTGGGTGGAGACCAGCTGGTAGGTGGCGGGGAAGAACATGCAGTCGATCGAACCGGCCAGGTCCTCGACGGTGGCGATGGCCCAGGCATTGCCCTGCTTGGTCATCTTGCGCTGGAGGCCGGAGATGATGCCGCCGATGGTCACGATCGCGCCGTCGGCGTGCTCACCGCCGGTGAGCTGGGAGATCGCGGCGTCGGCCTTGTCGTTCAGGACGTGCTCGATGCCGAAGAGCGGGTGGTCGGAGACGTAGAGGCCGAGCATCTCGCGCTCCTGCGCGAGGAGGTAGGACTTCTCCCACTCGATGTCGGAGAACTCCACGTCGAGCCCGAAGCCCGGCTCGTCGCTGTCCGCCTCGCCCATGCCGCCGAAGAGGTCGAACTGACCCTCCGCCTCTTTGCGCTTGACCTGGACGACATTGTCGATCATCGGTTCGTAGTGCGCGGTGAGACCCTTGCGGGTGTGGCCCATCTCGTCGAAGGCGCCGGCCTTGATCAGCGATTCGACGGTGCGCTTGTTGCAGACGACGGCCTCGACCTTGTCGAGGAAGTCGGGGAAGGAGCTGTACTTCCCCTTGGACTTGCGGCAGCGGATGATCGAGTCCACCACGTTCTGTCCGACGTTGCGGACGGCGGTGAGGCCGAAGAGGATCACGTCGTCGCCCTGGGCGGCGAAGTTCGACTCGGACTCGTTGACATTGGGCGGCAGCACCTTGATGCCCATGCGACGGCACTCGTTGAGATACGTCGCCGACTTGTCCTTGTCGTCCTTGACCGAGGTCAGCAGGGCGGACATGTACTCGGCGGGGTAGTTGGCCTTGAGGTAGGCGGTCCAGTAGGTGACCAGGCCGTACGCCGAGGAGTGGGCCTTGTTGAACGCGTATCCGGCGAAGGGGACCAGCACGTCCCACAGGGCCTGGATGGCCTCGTCGGAGAAGCCCTTCTTCTTGGCGCCCTCCTTGAAGAAGACGAAGTTCTTCGCCAGCTCGTCGGGCTTCTTCTTGCCCATCACGCGGCGGAGGATGTCGGCCTCGCCGAGCGAGTACCCGGCGATGATCTGCGCGGCCTTCTGCACCTGCTCCTGGTACACGATGAGGCCGTAGGTGACGCCCAGGACCTCCTTGAGCGGCTCCTCCAGCTCCGGGTGGATCGGAGTGATCTCCTGCTGGCCGTTCTTGCGCAGGGCGTAGTTGGTGTGCGAGTTCATGCCCATCGGGCCCGGCCGGTAGAGGGCCGAGACGGCGGAAATGTCCTCGAAGTTGTCGGGCTTCATCAGGCGCAGCAGCGAGCGCATGGGGCCGCCGTCGAACTGGAAGACGCCGAGCGTGTCACCGCGGCAGAGCAGTTCGTAGGTGGTGGGGTCGTCCAGCGGGATGGCCAGGAGGTCGATGTCGACGCCCTTGTTGGCCTTCACCATCTTGACGGCGTCGTCCATGATCGTGAGGTTGCGCAGGCCGAGGAAGTCCATCTTCAGCAGGCCGAGCGACTCACAGCTCGGGTAGTCCCACTGGGTGATGGTCACGCCGTCGGAGTGCCGGACCCAGACGGGGACGTGGTCGGTGATCGTCTCGCTGGACATGATCACACCGGCCGCGTGCACACCCATCTGGCGGACCAGGCCCTCGACGCCCTTCGCGGTGTCGATGACCTTCTTGACGTCCGGCTCGTTCTCGTACATCCCCCGGATCTCGCCCGCCTCGCCGTAGCGCGGGTGGCTCGGGTCGGTGATGCCGTTGAGGTCGATGCCCTTGCCGAGGACATCGGCCGGCATCGCCTTGGTGAGCCGGTCGCCCATCGCGTAGGGGTAGCCGAGGACGCGGGCGGAGTCCTTGATCGCGTTCTTCGCCTTGATCTTGCCGTACGTACCGATCATGGCGACCTTGTCGGCGCCGTACTTCTCGGTGACGTACCGGATCACCTCACCGCGCCGGCGCTCGTCGAAGTCGATGTCGACATCGGGCATGGAGATGCGCTCGGGGTTGAGGAACCGCTCGAAGATCAGTCCGTGCTCGATCGGGTCGAGGTCGGTGATGCCCATGGCGTACGCGACGATCGAACCGGCCGCCGAGCCCCGGCCCGGGCCGACCGCGATGCCGTTGTTCTTGGCCCACATGATGAAGTCGGCGACCACGAGGAAGTACGCGGGGAACCCCATCTCGATGATGATGCCCATCTCGTACTCGACCTGCTTGAGCCGGTCCTCCGGGATGCCGCCGGGGTAGCGCCGGGCCATGCCGCGCATGGTCTCCTCGCGGAACCAGCTGACCTCGGTGTGCCCCTCGGGCACATCGAACTTCGGCATCAGGTTCCGCTCCTGGAACCAGCCCTCGGTGTCGATCTGGTCGGCGACCAGGCGCGTGTTGGCGCAGCCCTCCTGCCAGGCGTCGGAGGAGTCGATGGCGTACATCTCGTCCGTCGACTTCAGGTAGTAGCCGGTGCCGTCGAACCGGAAGCGGTCCGGGTCGGAGAGGTTCTTGCCGGTCTGGATGCAGAGCAGGGCGTCGTGGGCGCTCGCCTCGTGCGCGTAGGTGTAGTGGGAGTCGTTGGTGACCAGCGGGGGGATGCCGAGCTTCTTGCCGATCTCCAGCAGGCCGTCGCGGACCCGGCGCTCGATCTCGATGCCGTGGTCCATCAGCTCCAGGAAATAGCGGCCCTTGCCGAAGATGTCCTGGTAGTCGGAGGCGGCCTTGAGCGCCTCGTCGAAGTGGCCGAGGCGCAGCCGCGTCTGCACCTCGCCGGAGGGGCAGCCGGTGGAGGCGATCAGGCCCTCGGACCACTGGGAGATGGTCTCCTTGTCCATCCGCGGCCACTTCGTCAGCCAGCCCTCGGCGTACGCGTCGGAGGACAGCCGGAAGAGGTTGTGCAGACCGGTCTTGTTCGCCGCCCAGATGGTCTTGTGGGTGTAACCGCCCGAACCGGAGACGTCGTCGCGCTTCTGGTGCGGCTGGCCCCACTGGACGCGTCGCTTGTTGCGCCGCGACTCGGGCGCCACGTACGCCTCGATGCCGATGATCGGGGTGACGCCCGCCTTCTTGGCCTGGTGGAAGAAGTCGTACGCACCGTGCAGGTTGCCGTGGTCGGACATGGCGATGTGCGTCATGCCCATCTCATTGCAGGCCTTGAACATGTCCGACAGCCGCGCGGCACCGTCCAGCAGGGAGTACTGCGTGTGTACGTGCAGGTGCGTGAAGGGCGGCTTGGTCACGGTGGAAGACCTCCGGCGAACGGTCGGCGACAGCGGGGGGAGACAGCTTTGAAGGTTACCGGCCCCCACCGACAATCGCGGGCACGCGCCGGTAGCCTCGCTCGTTGAGAGCGGCAGGACGCCTGTCCGTTTCACGACCCTCCCCCGGCTACCGCTGGGGTGCCCCCACCAGGAGGACCAGCGATGGCGCTCGAGCACGTCCGGGCCACGCAGCGCGGCGAGGACATACTCGCTGTTTTCGACACCGCCTTCGGCACGCTCCTCGCGGCCGACCCCGCGGCCTTCCGGGTGAAGTTCCGCAAGATGGCGGCCTCGGCCTTCGCCTTCTACCGTGGCACCGCCTGCCTCTTCTACGCCGACCTGGCGCGGTCCGGCGAGCACGAGGAGGGCGCCACCGGCCCGTATCTGGACGAGCGCACGAGCCGGGTGTGGATACACGGCGATCTGCACGCCGAGAACTTCGGCACGTACATGGACGCCAACGGCCGGCTGGTCTTCAACGTCAACGACTTCGACGAGGCCTATGTCGGCCCCTTCACCTGGGACCTCAAGCGCTTCGCCGCCTCCATCGCCCTGATCGGCTACACCAAGGCGCTCAGCGACGAGATGATCACCGAGCTGGTGCGCGTCTACGCCGCGTCCTACCGCGAGCGCATCCACGCGCTGGCCACCGGCGCCAAGAATGACGAGGTGCCGCCCTTCACCCTGGACACCGCCGAGGGCCCGCTGCTGGGCGCGCTGCGCGAGGCCCGCTCGCTGACCCGCTTCGGGCTGCTGTCCACGATGACCGGGATCCGCGACTTCGAGCGCCGCTTCCTGGCGGACGACGGCTCCATCGAGCTGGACGCCGCGACCCGCTACAAGATCCTCGCCGCCTTCGACGGCTATCTGGAGACGCTCCCCGACACCAGCCTGGCCCGCCCCGACTCCTACCGCGTCAAGGACGTGGTCGGCCGCCGGGGCATCGGCATCGGCAGCGCCGGCCTGCCCTCGTACAACATCCTCCTGGAGGGCAACAGCGACGCCCTGGAGAACGACGTCGTCATCTACATGAAGCAGGCGCAGACCCCGGCGGTCTCCCGGCACCTCACCGACCCGGAGGTGCGCGGCTACTTCCAGCACGAGGGCCACCGCACGGTCATCTCGCAGCGCGCCCTCCAGGACCACGCCGATCCGTGGCTGGGCTGGACCGAGCTGGACGGGGCCGGGCAGCTGGTCGCGGAGATCTCCCCGTACGCGGTGGACCTCGACTGGTCGGACATCGACGACCCGGCCGAGATCGCGGCCGTCGTGGCCGACCTGGGCCGGGCCACCGCCACCATGCACGCGGCGGCCGACGACCAGAGCGGCCACTCGCTGGTCCCCTTCTCCACCGAGCGGGCCATCGACGCCGTGATCGCCGCCGACGAGGACGGCTTCGGCGACCTGCTCGTCGACTTCGCCCACTCCTACGGCGCCCGGGCCCGCGCGGACCACCAGATCTTCGTGGACCTCTTCCGCAACGGCCGGATCCCGGGCCTGTAGGACGCAGCGGGCTCCGCCCGCGGGGCCCTGGGGCGATTCGGGCCCTACCGGCCGTTCCGGCCCCTGATGAGGGGCTTAGTCCCCCTTTATCGCGGACCGTGCCAGACTTGTCAGTCATGGACATTTCGGCGGCACGGTTGCGGGCATTGCGCGCGGCGCTGTTCACAGCGCTGTGCGTGACGCTGTCCGCGGCCTCCCATGTGCTGCTGTCCGGCACGCCGCTGCCCCTGCGAGCCGTCGCCGCGGCGTCCGTCGCCGTCTTCGCGCTCGCCTACGCGCTCGCGGGCCGGGAGCGGGGCTTCGGGCACATCGCCGCCCTCCTCGTGCCGCTGGAGCTGGCGGTCGACGCCGTCTTCACCACCGGGCAGCGGACCTGCTACGGCACGGACGGACGGCCCGTGCCGGGCGCCCTCACCGCGCTGTGCGGCGGTGGCGGGGTCGACGGGCCGTTCGCCCCCGCGGGCGGCCCGGGCACGGCGTCCTGGCTGCTGCTCGCGGCGCACGTGGTGGTCGGGCTGCTCGCCGCCGCCTGGCTGCGGCGCGGCGAAGCGGCGCTGGCCCGGCTGCTGCGCGCCGTCGCGGCCCTCGCCTTCCGCCCCCTGCTGCTGGCCGTCACGACGGCCGCCCCCCTCGCGCGCCCCGGCGGCCCGCGGGTACGGGCCGTGCGGCGCGCGCGCGTGCCGCTCGCCCCTCCCCTGCTTCTGCACTCCGTCGTGCGTCGCGGTCCCCCGCCCGGTCTCGCCCCCGCCTGAGCGGTACGGATCCCTTACGCAGACAGCACGGACAGCACGGAGAAGTCGGATCATGAGCAAGCGCAACAACTGGGAGAACAAGCAGTCGGCCCGCGAGCGGCTGCGCGCCGAGCGGGAGCGGCAGGCCAAGAAGGACAAGACACGCCGCCAGCTCGTCGTCGGCGGGGCGGTCGCCGCGGTCCTGGCGGTCGTGGCGGGCATCGCCGTGGCCGTGACCCAGCTCGGCGGGGGCACGGACTCCGACTGGGCGGCGGCGGCGAAGAAGGAGCTCGTCAAGCCCGCCAACACCGCCGGCGACAAGGGCACCGAGATCGTCATCGGCGACAAGAAGGCCAAGCACACCCTGGACCTCTACCAGGACATGCGCTGCCCGATCTGCTCGGTCTTCGAGCAGAACGTCGGCGGCACGGTCGACAAGGACGTCAAGGACGGCAAGTACAAGGTCTCGTACCACGTCGCCACGTTCCTCGACCGCAACTTCGGCGGCGACGGCTCGAAGAACGCGCTGAGCGCGCTCGGCTCGGCCCTGAACGTCGGCCCCGAGGCGTTCAGCGCCTACAACAAGGCCCTCTACGCCAAGGCCAACCACCCGCAGGAGACGAAGGACGACTACGCGAAGGACGACGTCCTGCTGAAGATCGCGAACGAGGTCCCGGCGCTCAAGGACAACGCGGAGTTCCGCAAGAACGTCGAGGACGGCACCTTCGACAAGTGGGCGCTGGAGGTGTCCGCCGAGTTCGACAAGGCCAAGGACGTCACCGGCACCCCGACGCTCAAGCTCGACGGCAAGAAGCTGACCACGGACGGCAAGAACGTCCCGATCACCCCGGAGCAGTACACCAAGGTGGTCGACGCCGCGCTGAAGTCCTGACCCTTCCCCCGGGGTGTCCCGTCCCCGCCGTCGATGCCGAATCTTGACACGACACATACCCACGATCGTGGCAAACTTCGGCTTCATGGAGGGGACGGGAGTTCGACTGAGAGCACTGCGCGCGGCGCTCTTCACGGCTTTCTGCCTCACGCTGTCCGCCGCCTCCCATGTGCTGTTCTCGCGGATGCCGCTGCCGCTGTCCACGGTCGCCGTGCTGGCCGCCGCGTTCTTCACGATCGCCTACGCGCTGGCCGGCCGGGAGCGGGGCTACGGGCAGATCGCCGCCCTCCTCGTCCCCCTGGAGCTGGCGGCCGACACCGTCTTCACCGCCGGGCAGCACACCTGTTACGGCCGGGCGGGCGGTCCGATCGCGGGCCCGCTGCGCTCGATGGGCGTCGATCTGGTCTGCCGCGGCGGCGACTTCGGCACCCCGCTGGCCAGGATGGCCGCCCGGAGCGGCACCGGCCCGCTCCCCGCGGTCCCCGCGGCGGGGTCCGCCACCCCGTGGCTGCTGCTCGCCGGGCACATCGCGGTCGGTCTGCTGGCCGCCGCGTGGCTGCGCCGCGGCGAGGTGGCGCTGGCCCGGCTGCTGCGCGCCGTCGCGGGCCTCGCCTTCCGCCCCCTGCTGCTGGTCTTCGCCGCAGTGGCCCCTCTCGCGCGCCCCGCGGGCGCGGGCCCGCGGCCCGTGCGCCACGCGCGCGTGCCCCGCTCGCTGCCCCTGCTCGTCCACTCCGTCGTGCGACGCGGTCCGCCCCTGTGCCCGGCAGTCGCCTGAGCACCAGCGTTCCCCTTCATTCGTACGTTCATCACCCGGAGAAGACCTCATGAGCAACCGCAACAACCAGCAGAACAAGCAGGCCGCCCGCGAGCGGCTGCGCGCCGAGCGGGAGCGGCAGGCCAAGAAGGACAAGACGCGCCGCCAGCTCGTCGTCGCCGGGTCGATCGTCGTCGTGCTCGCGATAGCCGGCGGCATCGGCTACGCGGTGACCAACATGACCAACGGCAGCAAGAACAACAAGGTCTCCGCCAAGGCGTGGAAGGCCGCGTCCGACAAGACGGACTACAAGCAGCCCGCCAACACCACCGGTGACAAGGGCACCACGATCGTCATCGGCAAGAAGGACGCGAAGAACACCCTCGAGATCTTCGAGGACATGCGCTGCCCGATCTGCGCGGACTTCGAGGCCGCCACGGGCGACACCATCCTGAAGGACATCAAGGACGGCAAGTACAAGGCGCAGTTCACGATGGGCGCCTTCCTCGACGACAACCCGCAGATCGCGGGCTCCGGTTCGCGCAACGCCCTGAGCGCGCTGGGCGCGGCGCTGAACGTCGGCCCGGACGTCTTCCTCGAGTACAAGAAGGCGCTCTTCGACAAGAAGAACCACCCGCAGGAGACGGACGACGCCTACTCCGACGACGCCAAGCTGATCGAGATCGCCCAGTCGGTCAAGGAGCTCAAGGGCAACAAGGACTTCGACGCCGCCGTCGAGAAGGGCACCTACGACAAGTGGGCCCTGGCCGTCGCCGACAACTTCAAGAAGGCCAAGGACGTCACGGGCACGCCCACCTTCAAGCTCAATGGCGAGAAGCTGACGGGCGCGGGCGGCGGCGCCCCGGGCTCGCCCCAGGAGTTCAACTCGCTGGTGGACGCGGCGCTGAAGAAGTAGCCGCGTACCGGCGGCCACGGTAATGATCCGTGGTCGCCGGGCCGACGGGCGGGCGAACTCTTGGAGTCCGTCCGCCCCATGGCCTTACCTCCGGTTTTACCGGAAAGTAATATGACGGTCCGTGACCTCATCTGACCCGATATCGCGCCGCACGGCCGTCACGGCCGTAGCCGCCACCACCACCGCGGCCCTGCTGCCCCTGGCCACCGCCCCCGCCGCCCAGGCGCGGCCCGCCGTGCCCGCGCCCGCCGCGGCCCCCGCCGCCCGGGCCACCGCGGCCACCGGCTTCCTGCACGGCGTCGCCTCCGGCGACCCGCTCCCCGACGGTGT
The window above is part of the Streptomyces syringium genome. Proteins encoded here:
- a CDS encoding DUF2252 domain-containing protein, which translates into the protein MALEHVRATQRGEDILAVFDTAFGTLLAADPAAFRVKFRKMAASAFAFYRGTACLFYADLARSGEHEEGATGPYLDERTSRVWIHGDLHAENFGTYMDANGRLVFNVNDFDEAYVGPFTWDLKRFAASIALIGYTKALSDEMITELVRVYAASYRERIHALATGAKNDEVPPFTLDTAEGPLLGALREARSLTRFGLLSTMTGIRDFERRFLADDGSIELDAATRYKILAAFDGYLETLPDTSLARPDSYRVKDVVGRRGIGIGSAGLPSYNILLEGNSDALENDVVIYMKQAQTPAVSRHLTDPEVRGYFQHEGHRTVISQRALQDHADPWLGWTELDGAGQLVAEISPYAVDLDWSDIDDPAEIAAVVADLGRATATMHAAADDQSGHSLVPFSTERAIDAVIAADEDGFGDLLVDFAHSYGARARADHQIFVDLFRNGRIPGL
- a CDS encoding thioredoxin domain-containing protein codes for the protein MSNRNNQQNKQAARERLRAERERQAKKDKTRRQLVVAGSIVVVLAIAGGIGYAVTNMTNGSKNNKVSAKAWKAASDKTDYKQPANTTGDKGTTIVIGKKDAKNTLEIFEDMRCPICADFEAATGDTILKDIKDGKYKAQFTMGAFLDDNPQIAGSGSRNALSALGAALNVGPDVFLEYKKALFDKKNHPQETDDAYSDDAKLIEIAQSVKELKGNKDFDAAVEKGTYDKWALAVADNFKKAKDVTGTPTFKLNGEKLTGAGGGAPGSPQEFNSLVDAALKK
- a CDS encoding thioredoxin domain-containing protein, whose translation is MSKRNNWENKQSARERLRAERERQAKKDKTRRQLVVGGAVAAVLAVVAGIAVAVTQLGGGTDSDWAAAAKKELVKPANTAGDKGTEIVIGDKKAKHTLDLYQDMRCPICSVFEQNVGGTVDKDVKDGKYKVSYHVATFLDRNFGGDGSKNALSALGSALNVGPEAFSAYNKALYAKANHPQETKDDYAKDDVLLKIANEVPALKDNAEFRKNVEDGTFDKWALEVSAEFDKAKDVTGTPTLKLDGKKLTTDGKNVPITPEQYTKVVDAALKS
- the dnaE gene encoding DNA polymerase III subunit alpha; this encodes MTKPPFTHLHVHTQYSLLDGAARLSDMFKACNEMGMTHIAMSDHGNLHGAYDFFHQAKKAGVTPIIGIEAYVAPESRRNKRRVQWGQPHQKRDDVSGSGGYTHKTIWAANKTGLHNLFRLSSDAYAEGWLTKWPRMDKETISQWSEGLIASTGCPSGEVQTRLRLGHFDEALKAASDYQDIFGKGRYFLELMDHGIEIERRVRDGLLEIGKKLGIPPLVTNDSHYTYAHEASAHDALLCIQTGKNLSDPDRFRFDGTGYYLKSTDEMYAIDSSDAWQEGCANTRLVADQIDTEGWFQERNLMPKFDVPEGHTEVSWFREETMRGMARRYPGGIPEDRLKQVEYEMGIIIEMGFPAYFLVVADFIMWAKNNGIAVGPGRGSAAGSIVAYAMGITDLDPIEHGLIFERFLNPERISMPDVDIDFDERRRGEVIRYVTEKYGADKVAMIGTYGKIKAKNAIKDSARVLGYPYAMGDRLTKAMPADVLGKGIDLNGITDPSHPRYGEAGEIRGMYENEPDVKKVIDTAKGVEGLVRQMGVHAAGVIMSSETITDHVPVWVRHSDGVTITQWDYPSCESLGLLKMDFLGLRNLTIMDDAVKMVKANKGVDIDLLAIPLDDPTTYELLCRGDTLGVFQFDGGPMRSLLRLMKPDNFEDISAVSALYRPGPMGMNSHTNYALRKNGQQEITPIHPELEEPLKEVLGVTYGLIVYQEQVQKAAQIIAGYSLGEADILRRVMGKKKPDELAKNFVFFKEGAKKKGFSDEAIQALWDVLVPFAGYAFNKAHSSAYGLVTYWTAYLKANYPAEYMSALLTSVKDDKDKSATYLNECRRMGIKVLPPNVNESESNFAAQGDDVILFGLTAVRNVGQNVVDSIIRCRKSKGKYSSFPDFLDKVEAVVCNKRTVESLIKAGAFDEMGHTRKGLTAHYEPMIDNVVQVKRKEAEGQFDLFGGMGEADSDEPGFGLDVEFSDIEWEKSYLLAQEREMLGLYVSDHPLFGIEHVLNDKADAAISQLTGGEHADGAIVTIGGIISGLQRKMTKQGNAWAIATVEDLAGSIDCMFFPATYQLVSTQLVEDAVVFVKGRLDKREDIPRLVAMELMVPDLSNAGTNAPVIITIPTVKVTPPLVEKLGQVLTHHRGSTEVRIKLQGARKTTVLRLDRHRVTPDPALFGDLKVLLGPSCLAG